A stretch of Anabaena sp. WA102 DNA encodes these proteins:
- a CDS encoding DUF6876 family protein, which translates to MVVGDSHEFIKPKPHHQAVVTCWGDTPDPEITPYIRQDIEFTDFPLPEIKLFLVQGVLMLPGEY; encoded by the coding sequence TTGGTTGTTGGTGACAGTCATGAATTTATCAAACCCAAACCTCATCATCAAGCGGTTGTAACTTGTTGGGGAGATACACCAGATCCAGAAATTACGCCATATATCAGACAGGATATTGAGTTTACTGATTTTCCCTTACCCGAAATCAAACTTTTTCTTGTTCAGGGTGTGTTGATGTTACCTGGGGAATATTGA
- a CDS encoding transcriptional regulator translates to MAKRTKFIKLLERRSLTQEKFVELVENAWSNISGRKLSRQAVSAWVNGHAVPKFSPAEVLAVIEILECTLTELALAFPHEDDS, encoded by the coding sequence ATGGCAAAAAGAACCAAGTTTATAAAACTTTTAGAGCGACGAAGTTTAACTCAAGAAAAGTTTGTGGAACTGGTAGAAAATGCCTGGAGTAACATTTCCGGGCGTAAACTTTCACGACAGGCTGTGAGTGCCTGGGTAAATGGTCATGCAGTCCCCAAATTCTCCCCAGCAGAGGTTTTAGCAGTTATCGAAATCCTGGAATGCACATTGACTGAACTTGCACTTGCTTTTCCTCATGAGGATGATTCTTAA
- a CDS encoding DUF6876 family protein has protein sequence MISPEELQQSLKHFTSTDNYYRHLLSIRHTDGIQYLAQEAQCYWLIDVIASHQTKKLLADQMLKDFQLWLFVAACNHKPSGSQTRNFLAQINCN, from the coding sequence ATGATTTCCCCAGAAGAATTACAGCAATCTCTCAAGCATTTTACCAGCACTGATAATTATTACCGACATTTGTTAAGTATTCGCCACACCGACGGTATTCAATACTTAGCACAGGAAGCCCAGTGTTATTGGTTAATTGATGTGATTGCCAGTCATCAAACCAAGAAACTATTAGCTGATCAAATGCTCAAGGATTTTCAGTTATGGTTATTTGTTGCGGCTTGCAATCATAAACCCTCCGGCTCGCAAACAAGAAATTTTCTGGCTCAGATTAATTGCAATTAA
- a CDS encoding DNA (cytosine-5-)-methyltransferase, which translates to MRQLDLCSGVGAGFGIAGLRASWQLMGVCEIDDYCANILAKRFPGVHNYGDVRNLPVQDIRGIDVITASAPCQPFSINGKRLGARDERDCFPAVLETIARIQPKFFCIENVTGLLTCPNYPGQPSGSYFRGAIATINSYGYDAEWICVCSGHFAAPFLRERLLLVGVSRCIKLNWTITTPWPNQVRSTVEKAGVIAQRRSAKPGYPQRMVRYPAELARPLGVPSGNGTIRKQRQAAGNLLDPRVAAIGVNRVQYLATIAGVNNY; encoded by the coding sequence ATGCGACAACTTGATTTATGCTCCGGCGTTGGTGCAGGTTTTGGGATTGCTGGACTCCGCGCAAGTTGGCAACTCATGGGAGTCTGTGAAATTGACGACTACTGTGCAAACATTCTTGCCAAAAGATTCCCCGGTGTCCACAATTACGGAGATGTGCGGAATTTACCAGTTCAAGACATCAGAGGAATTGACGTTATTACAGCTTCAGCACCCTGTCAGCCCTTCTCCATCAACGGTAAACGACTGGGAGCAAGGGATGAACGAGACTGTTTCCCCGCAGTGCTGGAAACTATTGCCAGAATCCAGCCCAAATTCTTCTGTATCGAAAACGTTACCGGACTACTTACCTGCCCCAACTACCCAGGACAACCATCAGGGTCATATTTTAGAGGTGCGATCGCAACCATTAACAGCTACGGGTACGATGCGGAATGGATTTGTGTATGTTCAGGACACTTTGCCGCCCCCTTCCTTAGAGAACGATTACTTTTGGTTGGAGTCTCCCGGTGCATTAAGCTCAACTGGACAATCACGACCCCCTGGCCAAACCAAGTTAGAAGCACAGTTGAAAAAGCTGGGGTTATTGCCCAAAGGCGAAGTGCTAAACCCGGTTATCCTCAGCGAATGGTACGATATCCCGCCGAGTTGGCTAGACCCCTGGGAGTCCCGTCCGGCAACGGCACTATTAGAAAGCAAAGACAGGCAGCAGGAAATCTTCTTGATCCCAGAGTTGCCGCCATCGGAGTTAATAGAGTTCAATACCTTGCAACTATCGCCGGGGTCAATAACTACTGA